In Solenopsis invicta isolate M01_SB chromosome 6, UNIL_Sinv_3.0, whole genome shotgun sequence, the genomic window GCGGATGTGACGTGCACCGAGACATCCGTGCGCGAGATTGGATGAAAAGCGATTAGCCGCAGGCCGTGAATGTCCTCCACCGGCTGCACCAGCTGAGAGCTTGGGCTTGTGCGCTGTATGTGAGCATTGCTCTCCACATTCGGTTTCAGACGGAAGGCATAAGTACACTGTCAAATTAATAAATCGTCGCATGACGCCAAACATTGAGATTACCctgtatatttttcttacaaaaattatattaatataaatatactcaCCGTGGGCTGAAGACCACGAATCCTGAAGTTACCGTTTTCTTCAGTCGTAGCCTCCTCTTGAAGACTGGAACAATTTCCTTGACCTTGAACTTCGACCAACAAACCAACTTCCGGTTCTCCATTCAAAGACGTGACAGAACCGTAAGCGCTATAGGCGACTCTGTTACCAAATAAATTCACATTAACGGTCGCTCCCTCCATGACGTTAATCATCTTTGATGGCGGATCAAAGCGATACTCCTTCATCATTGGTCGTAGGTAATATTCGCCTGGtgataatgaattaaatatgaattttccATCTTCGCCGGTTATACTATTCTTGCGATAACTTTGACCGCCAGACAAAGAAAGAAGCACACCCTGtaaaataaatgcattatttgtacttcctttctttaatcttttacaaGTGTTAATCTTCCTGTTAATCTTTTACGAATCTTTTACAAGTTACCTGCAAAGAAGAACCGTCGGCATGATCAGAAACTTGCACGATGATCTCAGCTAATTTATGAGCTAAGAATACTCCTTTATCATCAGGCCCAGTGATAACAAATCCTTCCTTCTCAGCTGTAACACTAATagcaataatacataattaactttgatataattataataaaaaaaattgtcgacATACCTGTATTTGATTTTCCCATCCAAAGGTCCAATGCTGTAAGTCCCATCTTTTTGTGTAACTAATGTGTGAATTGGAATCTCTTCATCTTTCCCAATTATTCGTATAGTTACACCTTCTAGCGGTGGAGAAATTTGTCCGGCTATAATCTGAATAATATTCAACATACAAATTTAGCTACGAATTCTGTATGTTTAATACAGTAATAGTTTATCTACCTTTCCTAGATCACCAGCAAAACTTGCGATGTCGTTATGACAGTCATTCACACCGAAGACTTTCAGAGATGGTGGATTAAAGAGCAGAATATCTGATAATGGCGTGATAGTGTACATATTATCTGTTTTCGCTTTAAACTCAAATTCATACTTATACACGCCATCTTTCTTTACATGTTTCAGTGGACCAATcctatcaaaaaatattaataaagaaagatgtatatatgcatttaatatatcataaaaaaattatttaagacatTAATCCTGGAGTACTACTATAGatttttatctaacaataagtgttAATTCAAGTTTAATACAGTTTtcgttgttaaaattttaataattaaaagtaacatttaataagacttcgtttacattaaaataatattaattcagTTATTCCAATACCTTGCAAATAAAGtagaaaaagtgtaaaaaaattcttaaaaattaaataaaattcttaattttgtggGTAAAGTGTAACTTAGAACAGTGTTAATATAAGAAAGATATAAGTGATGAGTGTAGGTTAATATCATTCaaatataatcacaaaaatatatattaaaaaatattttttcaagtacaaCTTACGTGACACTGTCGTTTGCATCTTCGATCTTTACTTTGAGATTGTTTTGCACGCTTGAGCTTATAATACTGCCTTTGTGAGTGTGTTCAGTGGAATGCAGCAATATTGGGGAGAGATTGCTCGTGTCCCAAGTGTAGGAAGAATTATCATATACATGACAACCTTTCGGAATAAAAGTGTATGCTCCAGATTTAGGCACGCAGTGTCTCATGCTGCCTTTGTTCAGAGGTAGAGTTATCAATTTCGTGTTATTAGGTTCAAAATACTCTACGACCGTGTCGTGAGACGATATGAAGGTAATAGAAAAACCAGTTTGTTTGAACGGCGGCACCTCGGCGCGTTCCGACGTTATCGAAATCCTATAACTGGGATTTTCCCAGCAAAACACGTCGTTGTCAATAAAAATCTCATAGTGGCCGGGCAGCACGTCCGTAAACTCATATTGACCATCTAAGTAATGGAAAACGACTTCACAGACAGGGACAGTAGTATCGTCTCGAATTAAACAATCATTACTGCAATAACAAATAAGTACgaagtattttatattagttgcttgaaatcaaattaattgtCAAGCTTATTGAAGATTTATAGAAtcgaaaaaatgatttatatattacgAAACCATATTTGTTATTGCAGTAGAAATCAGACCATTGAAAAGATTCAATTAATGTCGATCAACATTTATATTAACACACCTTTTGCTTGTACTGTCTTTATCGTGACTCCATCGAGTATTTTCAAGGTAACAGAGGCTTGACTGCAATCTGTCCCTGGCAAACAGTGTACCATTCCCGTTAACGTGGCCTTTAATTGTAGGAAGTTGACATTGGTAATTGGTTGAGACGTCACATCAATTGTTTGCTGCAGCGGATAGAATCTAGAAATGTAATAGAACCTTTATaaatccataattattttacacatataatTCTGTAAACCTTTGCATATATTACTTGTTTTTGCACTTACTGTAAACCTTTAGTCTTCTCTTCTGTGCTCACAATTACACTCAGTTGATATTTATCAGGCGCGAGGTACACAGAATACTCTCCTGTTTTCTCATTAGTGTCCAGCTCCTTGTAGAACGAAGCGGCCGTATTCTGAATGGATATTCGGCGGAAATGCAGCGTCCCTTTCGCCGAGAGAGTTACCTTACCCGAAACTTTATACGCTGAAGGTATCAGCACCGGAAGTTCAGGTGAGGTGGGAGATATTTTAACTGTCCTCTCGCTAAATTGTACATTCGCTGGAAcaaataattgtacaaataattcCAAAAGATTCAACAAAcgatttaattttgcaaaagcTCACATACCAGATTCCGCCCTGAGTGTATATTGGCCGGCTTTCATATTGTCCAGTACATATTTCCCGTTCTTATCCGTGACTGCAACTTCCTTCTGTGACAAGAATATCTTTGCTCCCGACAACGGATTTCCGTTTGCGGAGCTACGCACCAGACCGCCGACCGTAAAGCCAGTTACCTTAAAGTCTTGAGGAAGGACAACACTGCCATGACTAACTTTGAATGACAATTCCGGTGGCTGAACGTCAAATTTTGTCTGGGCACCGGCGTAATAAGGTACGAGCTTATAATCACCAGGCGACAAACTGGGGAATGTAAATCTACCAGTATTGTCCGAAGTCACGTGGCAAAGTTCctcaaagtttaaatttttatctacagGAGTAGTCTCACATTTTTCGGCGATGCCATTCTGTAAAAATCATTCATATTCTgagcataattttaataaagaatgctttagaatttaaaaatattaaattaatattttaatatatacagataataaaaataaataaaataatcttacgCCGAAAAGGATGAAAGATACGCCAGCCACTGGTTCATTTTCACTGGTGACTTTGCCGCTAACGTCATATCCTGATACTACCAAGCTGCCATCTGCGAGTTCTGTGTTTCCCTCTCGTACAATTACCTCgattttactttcttttattatccacctaaaaaaaaacgattgattattatttcttttgtgatttaaaataaatttaacaactATCAGACTGTCACACTTACTTGGAATGATGCGCAACAAGGATGTATTTTCCAGGTTGAATAGGAGTAAAGTAAAATATCCCACCTTCTGCTGTTGAAGTCGATTTAATGGGAACTTGTTTATTGCTATCCATATATAAGGAAATAGTAATTCCTTTAGGACCAGAATCAGTGCCTAAACTAACCACctgaaaatgataatttatataattaaatagtattttatatgattaattttcatatgcattaaaaattattcatatagattaactacaaaattaaatttatgaaactaCTATTAAATCATTGAATCATAATATTAGATTGTAATATTCttcagaatatataaatattttcaatgtacttatcacagagaaaaaatttattactcaCACGTCCTGTAATACCAAATCCTTTGAACGTAAAGTTAATATCTTTCCCCTGACTGCAGTCATCAGTAATACCATCTACGTTTAACATTACCTCCGTGGGTTCAAAGCTCCAGCCTCTGGGAGGATCCacctattatattaaaatagatgacacttttataaaatcttttagagCATTCTACAAATTTTTAGGCAATGCCAATTAATAGATGttaacaattatacaaattttgtaagtCAATAAAAGAATCTCATCTCCAAACCAAAGactttttgcaaataaatttattatgttaacaTGTAATAAACCAATATTGAGCATGTATACAACGTAACTATCCTAATTACTGCTATTTCCAATTGTAATATTAGAACAAAAAGTATAAGAgtattagatattaaaaatgtttcaatgttAAAGAAAGATTACATAAACATAAGTAAATAGGTGACAGTAAAGAGGGAAGCAATATCAGGTACATGTGGCAGTAAACGAGGCAGTATTCAGAATATTAATTGGCAGTAATAGATTCTTATAGAATAACttatattcttatttctttcattatactaaaataattaatcagttTTCGAATTTGTTGATTTTATCAAAGTTAACTTGAAcataaagacaaaaataaatgtttgttatataaaaaaaaactacaaaatagGTACATCTATGTGTTTAAAGTGACAATAATTAAGACAGTCACCTTCCTATTTAATTAGTGGCAATGATGCTGCAATTTTCCAGTTTACCTTCAATACGTATTCGCCCTTGTCATACAGAGGTAGGAAGTAGTAACCAGTGTTGGGCGCGCACTCGGTCTGATCCTTTAGGCTGCCGGTCTTCGTGTACCTGACAAGTTTATCTCATAAAATTCGAGCATTCAGTTATCACATTGCGATTATGTAGGGCCCACGCAGCTGCCAGATAACCTCTCATCCAGGTGGGATACTCACAGCCTCACGTGCACTTTCGTGAAGTCGATGTCGGCATGACTCTTCAGAAAACCGCCGCATCCCAGGATGTCCTGCGCGACGACGGAGCCGCCTGCGACGAGGGTCGCCAGGCAAGCGAGAAGAGCCAGACACCGCCGAGTCGAATACATACTCCTTGTCATCCGTTTGTTATCTCTCCGAACGTCGAACCCAGTCGAACCCCGCCGTCCAGGCGCATCCAGGTGATCCAGGCGCCGTCGGAGAAACGTCACACATTGCGCGTGCGCGTACAACTAATTCGGAGCCAAAGCCGCGTCGAGTTTCAGGGCATTTCAGAGTTTCGGATTCGTCTCGCAATAGGATGAAGCGTATGTGAGTGTGTGGACATGCGCTTGTTTCCGAGTAACGACGTTTAATTCCTGTGATTATCATTCACAATCAGTACACATTCGGCGTATTCCggaatgattcaaaaaatgCACTTCGAGGAGAGGGGAGACGATGATGCGTACGTTGAAAGCTAGGTCGCTCGTTGAAAACCGGTCGGTATGTTTACTTGCGGACCCACTAATCGAATAATCACCGAGGCGATCAGCCGTTCGCAAGCTGCCGCTTGCAATCGCGACACCGTCCTCCGTATGAGAATTCATCTGTAAACGCGTATGCGCCTATTCTGATTTTACCTGAGGAAGCATCTCGTACAGGTAAGGGGCACCGTCCCGAACATAAATACCCGTCGCCCTTCGCGTATACGTTATATACGCGTCATCAATTGATCGACTGTTTCCCGTAGGCAGGACGCCGGCAGTTCCGCGGTCGAAGATGGTGAAAATAGCGTTGCGGATCACGTGCAGACTCGACAACGTCGAGGAGCTGCGGCCGTCAGGACCCGAGTTCAGGTGGTGTCTCAAGTTCACTTGCTGCAATTGCGGCGAGACATCGGACAAGTGGAACTACGTCTCCCTGGACGAGTCGACACCGGTGCAACGGGGAAGCGGGGTCAATCACTTCGTGAGTAAGTGCAAGCTCTGTTCCCGCGAGAACTCCATGGCGATAATCGAGGACTCGGTCGGGTCCTTCACCGCGAACGACCAGGGACAGTTCAAGACGATCGTCGTGTTCGACTGCCGGGGCATCGAGCCCTCCGACTTCTCTGCGCGAGAGGGATGGGTGGCCAAGGCAGTGGACGGCGGCAAGGAGTTCGCCGACGTGGATCTGAGCGAGGGCGAGTGGGAGGACTACTGCGACAAGATCATGGAGCCTGTTGGGATATATGAGATCCAGCATAGGTTCGAGAGAATCAAGTGAGATCGTTGACTCGCCGGACGGTGCCGTTTTCATTGTCAGGATTTCACGACAGATCAATTTTTCCCTGCCGATTAACGAAACGAAGTCAACACACGTCTGTTATGTGTAAATATGTAAAGATATACATTACAGTCTTCAATGCCTCTTTCATTTCTTACACACagattgttaatatataaagttataagaTTGTTAGATCTTCTCATTGAATTGAGAAGATGAATATCGTTCATTTTCTGGCTACGTAGAATTTGCATCTGTGAATTTACATTCTATTATACCACCTCTTTCTGCATCTGTAATCAATGAATGAGTATGTCAGAAAGAGATGCTTGAACTGAAATTTCAATGATCATATAAtgggataataataataataataataataataataataataataataatgctgtTATACTGGCCTCGTGGAAAATTATCTTGCTCATGCTTGAAGTTCAAAAGAATAATTGAAGTGAATTTTTTTTCCACCTTCAAAGATAAtgtcaagaaattaaaaagtaaattgaatgtgtctagaaatttatattatacttggAAATTTTACTGCCTAATTTTGAATCTTTTCAGTCATTTGTTACACGCGCACACTTGTTTGACACGTATTATACAACATGTATAAACGAGCACAGCTTGCAATATTTGGAGTTGACTGAAGATTTGAACTCTTCTAGAATTCTTCGCTCTCACTTTTAGACTGCTCCATTATTCTCATAATTATACGGCCGTCTATGAATAATTgactttacgattttttttattttcctacaATGTGATAGGAATTATCAGTTTGTATAATAAACATACAGTCTTTTTGTAACATCTTTTCTTTGTACAGAAATATACCCCTTACAATGGGATACCTTCCTGAAATACCTTTGATATCCTCTCCCATCAAGGCATAGAGTAAAAGTAGTACCAATCCAAcgacataatataatttattcataatcatataaaaaaaccattttatttcataaatggcTTGGTACACAAAAGATGTCGTTTGCAACAATAATTCCATTTTGCCATTTTCCAAGCACGTTCGGATTTGCCGATTCATACCCTGCGTAAATAATCGAGTGATGACTAGTGTCGTTTTTTGTCGGCAAGGGCGATACTCGAAACCGTGCGGCTTACCGATTCGCGCGGATCGATCCGAGCGCAACTTGCCTCTCTTCCGTCCACCAAACGCAAACTGCACTTCTTGGAATGTCGATGCGATCGCATAAAAATCATCGAACTTATGACAACGACGCACTAATCCGTGTCTtacgattataaaaaattaaaatatttctcggttaaaaaattatgttatatacagtgtcttctttttttttcatgtataaaacTCTCGAACAACGTCCCACTTAACGATACTCGAGCGTATCGCGCAAAGACTTTCGATTACGATTGGAGTAACTCTCGCATTCTGTCTCCACAATAAGCTACAAACAGAAAAATCACGATGTtcgaaaagaaattatatagagACAATATTTATGACAATAAATCACAAATCGCGATTCGAAAGAAACGAAGAGAGGAAGAAACAATGTATGACTTCGTTTACTTGACGATTGCCTAATGCACTAACGCTACGCTATATTTGTCTAATGCTTTCGTTTACTATGCTTCCTAATATctaacacaaataaatatatcgcGTGCGTATTACAATCCGCCGTTCTCGGAGAACCTTTAACGTATCTTGAATCACATGTAAATAACcgctaaaaatttttaatctaacaaTCGATAACGCTATCAGTCTATTCTCACAAAAATATCACTATGACCGAACATACCGTGTCGACGATACAACCAGAGTCCAAAATTATCGAAGTTGAttgaaattcaataaataaataaataacataaacttttaaaacatctttaaacAAATGCACTCTTTTAAAATAGATATCAACTACTTTTGTCTTTTTaaaattgcttaaaaatataacttaaaaaagtaAGAAACCATGTAAATTTGTTACGAATATGCTGGAATGAAATACTTGACTCTGGCTCATATTGGAAGATTTGTAATCCGCTTGACGTAACTCGAACAACTATCCTACTAGCAAATCGAGGTTTTCTAAAAACGCCATGATTTTCTAATATTACGAATATGCATCGCTGTGCGCTTTTTTTTGATCGGTTAAACGGCTCTAGTCTACTATCTAGCTAAGCTATCGTCTTTGGTATACTAATCTGGGGGATGCTTACTTTATCCAGAAACAGAGGTGATGGTTCACGGGGAAAGATCTCGCTTCCGGGGATACGAATATCGCATGTGGAAATAGGAACATTACGAGTAATATGTGTAAGCTAGTTGGTTATGGCGTCCCCATTATGTCTCGAGAAACGATTATCAGTAGTTCTCGTTCTCTGTGTGAAAAAGTTTGCAGAAGAAGAATCGAACACGAGCGAGAGGTAAAATCTAGCTTTCTCCACTGGATATGGAAAGTCCCATTTTACAATTGCCTCTCGCGTCGCGTTCAATTCACTTCGCAGTGAAGAAGGTGCACATGCCGTATCATATTCTGCGACAGAACAAGCTGGAAGGATCGAGAGATGCCGGCGAAGAAAGCCTTGTCTTCATCACTGATACTTTTTTTCCATCTCTattataatttccattattaaTAAGCATTCACGTCGCTTTTCTGTGAGTACGGTTTGTTTGTATCTAACTTGATCTATTTAACCTTTTGGGcctcagtttttattttttacgaagtatttataaaaattatagttatatcCATAGAGGTGATTAGACATATATCTTGCTTAAGGAGCTTATACACGTAGGTTTTATTTGTCTCGATGAGGCTCAAACGATCAACGAACACATCCCAGCGTCAATTAGAGTTATCCTTCCCCGGCCATCTCTCGATCAACACTGGGCCATATTCCTTGGGCACGTATCATTTAATGTCCTTCTAATGTCTAAATCGATTATATACGTTTTGAATCGCCTATGTGCTAGTGTATTCTGCTAAATCTGTGATTTTCTAAAAATCCAGAGATGGATATATGCTAAATATCTATGCTTTTTGATACTGTTAGATTATTCATTCGCATGATTTACTTTTGACGATTTCTTTCTACGAGTTTTTTGCTatgtttccttgttttttttctaaagacATACACCCGTGAATAGGCCCGTTAGATGTTGATTAATCTTAATCCTAGAACGCTAACGGGGATTCTGGGCCTAGTACAATCTCAAACTAGTGCATCCTATCATTCTCCTCGTTTGCTATTGCAAATTTCgtaataatatactaataattgatattacattttgcactatatatttgaaaaaatgttaaatatatgatGTTAATATAGTGATagtgattaataatattaattattctatcATAATTAGTATATTTTCGTAATATATCGGTTATTAATAAACTCCACGTTAGCGTTTTAAGATTAATCTAACGTAATTCGACGATCTATAAGAATTTCTCTGCCCTCATTTCGGCAAGAAATTTCGGAGCGAGCACCGCGACGATAGATCGAACGATAAGAGTCTAGCTAGTGAAAATGCTAATCTAAAGCGGCAAATGAAAGTCGACTTACTCGACGCGAAGTTGCAAACTAAAAGTGACAAAAGGAAAGTTCGTGAGAAACGTTAATTATTGTGCGAAACGAACAATAGAGCGGAACAATGCCCAGCGAGGATACGCGACACTCAATTtcgattttctctctttctttctctctttcacacaaactctctctctctctctctctctctctctctctctctctctctctctctcatcacGTAGACGGACAGAAAAATAGAGATTTGACGTGCGCGCTCGCACTCAGCCAACCCTGGTATCGTCGAGCCCGAAGAAGATCGCGTCATCGTAATTCGGTATTCGGCGCGCAGGGAGTAAACGCCGCGTTTAATCAATACTCCTCACAGCGCGCGGCGGCTCGACCAATCGCGAATTCGCCAAGGACAGGATTCGTAACTTCGATCCTGTCCGACCGGCAAGTCTCTGTCCCCCTCGCGAAGAACAGGGCGATGTCATAGACGCTTAGTCGTGATCACGTGCGGCACAATAGACCGGAAACGAGTTGGCCGGTCGGATTCAAGGCAGCTCGTTGGTCAACAGACTCGTCGGTTCCAAGCACGTTTGCTTCAAAGTGGCCGACTGATCTTCAAGGCTGCGCTTCAGGCCCTCGATCGTTTGCATCAGCATCTGCCGTCTTAACTGAGATAGCTGGTGCTGAAAGTACTGCGAGTCATGAATGTTGTTCGCGTTTGCCTCGGCGGCTAGTCGTTCCTGCCGCAACTGCGCTACCTTCTCTTTCAGGGATCTTCGCGAGTCATCTGCGTatacaaaataatgttaatatatggATAATATAGCCTTATTGCAATAATTCAATTAAGCCTGCGTaatctattaaaattacaatgagACAGTCAACTCAAaaactgaattaaaaaaatattatgtacaaaatattaaatattagatattttatcgAATCACACAATCAATAATTGTTATGAGAATTAtatgtgttaaaatataatCGTCATCAGTTGATacaattagtattattattaaggaaagaaattttacatatgttttacAAAAGAAGTAGATATAAAAGAAACACCTGTATCATCGGTTGCTGTATCACCGTCAGAATTTCTCAGCATAACGTGCTCGCCCAATGTCTTTTGTATTCTACCATATGTTGCGCTTCCGGCGTATACTTTTCTTTTCACCGGCTCGCTTTGCGGGCAGTAGGAAGATCCTTCCTTGATGGGGCCCATGTCGACAGATCTGAAGATATTTTTCTGTTACAAATATTCAACGACTGCACATGCAgtatcaacattaatttaagattataaatattattaaaaatatatttaatattataaatcataataattaatatcaaatgcAAACTTTCTGtgtaaattcaataattttatttaataaactattatttatattatatattatataaatataaaaaaattatgatatgaTAAAAAAGAACAGCTACTTTTTTTAGAGTAATTCTTCAAGAAATAATGAgaacttttaatataaagttacaacttttttcaattttatattgaatgatttaaaaattattcgaagTTTTATTAAGCAACCTGAAAGTCATCAATGGAGCCCTCCGTCTCACGTCGAACTTCTCCTCGGAATCCGACGAGCTGGACGTCACTCCCTCCTCCTTTGTCGATTCTCTCGCGACGCGAAATTCCTTTCTACCTCCGGTGAGAGAACCTTGCATCGCGTTCGCGTGAATCTTCTCCCCATGGGAAGTTTTGTTCACATTCACAGTTTCCGGTTTTATTTCGCCATTACAATTCAAAGCGATTCGAGATGATCTGTTGCCTTCCCTGTTTTCCGGATCGCCGTTACGTGCCCGATGCATCTGATGGTGCATCAGGCTCTTACTGGGCGAGCTCTGAGGTGTCGTTCTGCGCGTCATCGCCGGCGAGTCCGGACACTTAGACAGTTCGGGCTGCCGGAAAACAGGCGGAGGCTCCTTCGGAGGCGTGAAATTGGCCGGCGTATTTCTCTCCATAAATCGATGAATTGGCGAACACGGCTGAGTAAATTGCCGCTTAGGGCTAGTGTGCTCCAGATCACGGATACTGCCGCTCTGCAATTCTGGCTGGGAATTACGGCTTTTCGACAACGCCAGTTCGATGTTCAGTTCCGTGTTCTTGATAAGCTCGACACGCTTGTTCGCCAGACCGTTATGCAATTTACGTGACGGCGATGGCACACACGGCGAAGGGTTCTGGTACTTCTGCATGCTCACCAGAATGTTCTCCGCCTCTAGGATAAGCTCGCGATATTTGCGATCGGCCTCTTTGTCTGCCTCCATTAATGCGATCTCCGATGCAAACGTGGTCATGTACGTGTTGCCGGCCACATGGCGTCGCACTATGTTGCCGTTCACGTAACTCACCTTGATGAAAAGaaacaaagtaataatataataaactttaaactCTTTTgctaaaagacaaaaataaaatataaaaactaataataaactgACCATTCTTTGTAAGTAAAAAGATCGAACAGAATATATAACAATGATTAGATTAGGGTCTCACTGAATTCGATCGTCTCTTCACGATGTCGTTCTCGATCTCGGAGGATCTGATAGCCGACGGATTACCGTTCAGTCTCATTGGTGAGAGATTCTTGTTCACGTCGTGCTTTCTACGTCGCAAGCACATCGGCGTGCCGCCTACGCTCCTGCTGCCCTGATTGAAGCCAGAGTTCTTCAACAGCATCCTTTCGACGAGCACCCGATTCAGGTTCGCTGTCTCGTCGTCGCATCTATCTAAGGTAGGTTTGCGCCGCTGCGATATTCTCTTCTTGCGCTTCTCACTTTGCTTATCATCCATCTTCCTGTGCCGCGAGCTCTGTCTCTTGGCGCTAGATCTCGCATTCACGTTTCTAGCAATGCAGAAGAGATAAAtggtataattaaaaattattgtttagcATATAAGAAATGacaaaagatgtaaaaataaattttcgataattcgaataaaaaatttctcacCTTTGAGAGACGATCTCGTCCTTGCTTCTGCGCTTCAGAAAGGACTCGCGGAGCCTACTGCCGCGTCGACTTAGTTCGCTGGTAAAGGTGAAGTAAGTGCAGTGGCCGGTATTGGGAAAGTGGCCGGCGCCACCACATTCAAGACTGTCCAGATCGAGGAACGAGCCGTTGTCGATGTAGTCAAGCTCGTCGTTCTCGAACGGATCGTTCTCGTCGCCGCCGTCCTGGCCGGTGTCGATGTCTGACAGAGAGTCGATGTAGTCCTCGCAATCGGTCGGGTCGCTGTCCGATAGGATGTCCGTCTCTTTCTCGTATACGTAACTTTCGTCGAACTTACCCATCATCTCGTTCAGCGTAATGTCGTCCTCAGATGAACGCACGCTGCGCGTTACCGAGGATGCCGACGAGCTGCTGCTGCTGGCTCGTCGTTGCAAGGCCAAAGAGATCTTCGGTCGGA contains:
- the LOC105203997 gene encoding uncharacterized protein LOC105203997; translated protein: MFGTKLRTWMEAHIVRSKKKKDRKKGDKGFDSNCNSPRSHSANRSPALHQVHPLDSPTKNVDGIRLHGGGYGATVTTSSGTSGGTAGSVSLSSPESAYSTGYSTDGTSPGTSFPPEYYINIRTGTHYFQNNGSSSTTTTTTTTTTTAANNNNNNNNKTRAKRPSGNTGNLPPAGNVSPGNGRVQDRGQPSASTTNMTRDNGQPEVRTSTPQKSTENHGQRQHQQQQRQQESSHRRTESYSADSTRNNLPVPSSIPPPLVSPPVQSPRERSRIRTNPWLSANSSGSSTNGLKSRLALDESSSSSGLKLTESSGSASDVNLNLNGREPHGRREHRQESLSAGRSPINQNWRISSDLRPKISLALQRRASSSSSSASSVTRSVRSSEDDITLNEMMGKFDESYVYEKETDILSDSDPTDCEDYIDSLSDIDTGQDGGDENDPFENDELDYIDNGSFLDLDSLECGGAGHFPNTGHCTYFTFTSELSRRGSRLRESFLKRRSKDEIVSQRNVNARSSAKRQSSRHRKMDDKQSEKRKKRISQRRKPTLDRCDDETANLNRVLVERMLLKNSGFNQGSRSVGGTPMCLRRRKHDVNKNLSPMRLNGNPSAIRSSEIENDIVKRRSNSVSYVNGNIVRRHVAGNTYMTTFASEIALMEADKEADRKYRELILEAENILVSMQKYQNPSPCVPSPSRKLHNGLANKRVELIKNTELNIELALSKSRNSQPELQSGSIRDLEHTSPKRQFTQPCSPIHRFMERNTPANFTPPKEPPPVFRQPELSKCPDSPAMTRRTTPQSSPSKSLMHHQMHRARNGDPENREGNRSSRIALNCNGEIKPETVNVNKTSHGEKIHANAMQGSLTGGRKEFRVARESTKEEGVTSSSSDSEEKFDVRRRAPLMTFRSVDMGPIKEGSSYCPQSEPVKRKVYAGSATYGRIQKTLGEHVMLRNSDGDTATDDTDDSRRSLKEKVAQLRQERLAAEANANNIHDSQYFQHQLSQLRRQMLMQTIEGLKRSLEDQSATLKQTCLEPTSLLTNELPTCVDFVSLIGREKLICREILTMKTAPSGESTISLDSLEPMLDLIYPNRLHDLVAVVLPLALAQIHVGELLAAVHCLGHPSLSRREVGGLDAPAVEHDDRLELSLVVRGEGPDRVLDYRHGVLAGTELALTHEQVNLRHHLNSGPDGRSSSTLSSLHVIRNAIFTIFDRGTAGVLPTGNSRSIDDAYITYTRRATGIYVRDGAPYLYEMLPQLYAHAQCVTFLRRRLDHLDAPGRRGSTGFDVRRDNKRMTRSMYSTRRCLALLACLATLVAGGSVVAQDILGCGGFLKSHADIDFTKVHVRLYTKTGSLKDQTECAPNTGYYFLPLYDKGEYVLKVDPPRGWSFEPTEVMLNVDGITDDCSQGKDINFTFKGFGITGRVVSLGTDSGPKGITISLYMDSNKQVPIKSTSTAEGGIFYFTPIQPGKYILVAHHSKWIIKESKIEVIVREGNTELADGSLVVSGYDVSGKVTSENEPVAGVSFILFGNGIAEKCETTPVDKNLNFEELCHVTSDNTGRFTFPSLSPGDYKLVPYYAGAQTKFDVQPPELSFKVSHGSVVLPQDFKVTGFTVGGLVRSSANGNPLSGAKIFLSQKEVAVTDKNGKYVLDNMKAGQYTLRAESANVQFSERTVKISPTSPELPVLIPSAYKVSGKVTLSAKGTLHFRRISIQNTAASFYKELDTNEKTGEYSVYLAPDKYQLSVIVSTEEKTKGLQFYPLQQTIDVTSQPITNVNFLQLKATLTGMVHCLPGTDCSQASVTLKILDGVTIKTVQAKVVFHYLDGQYEFTDVLPGHYEIFIDNDVFCWENPSYRISITSERAEVPPFKQTGFSITFISSHDTVVEYFEPNNTKLITLPLNKGSMRHCVPKSGAYTFIPKGCHVYDNSSYTWDTSNLSPILLHSTEHTHKGSIISSSVQNNLKVKIEDANDSVTIGPLKHVKKDGVYKYEFEFKAKTDNMYTITPLSDILLFNPPSLKVFGVNDCHNDIASFAGDLGKIIAGQISPPLEGVTIRIIGKDEEIPIHTLVTQKDGTYSIGPLDGKIKYSVTAEKEGFVITGPDDKGVFLAHKLAEIIVQVSDHADGSSLQGVLLSLSGGQSYRKNSITGEDGKFIFNSLSPGEYYLRPMMKEYRFDPPSKMINVMEGATVNVNLFGNRVAYSAYGSVTSLNGEPEVGLLVEVQGQGNCSSLQEEATTEENGNFRIRGLQPTCTYAFRLKPNVESNAHIQRTSPSSQLVQPVEDIHGLRLIAFHPISRTDVSVHVTSAQPEHYRTIKVKLCREDSPDSPVHISKLDVQQTTNKNSGNYNAGFLVHFPPLQADGRKYFVQLESSLSQAVHKYRTVPVYFEANSSFKYVKLAFNAERKVDQGEMNQTSVIALPFIMLVALAFLNREKLWVWLNALLERRSKPVPSSRAPVQAIPIDPRADDIIVEQIMNINKRKTKPRKT